The window TCTCCCCCATAATTTTCTAAAATATATTCCTGTCGTTCAACTAGACTGACAATGGCATCATGCCGGACCCGTTTATCTGCATAGTAAACAATCTCCCGAGCAGGAAAAAGGCCTTTTTTGTATTTTTCCAGAGAAAACTCCTGAAGAATTATATGGCCCGCTACAATTTCGGCTATCTCAGGAAACCCATGTTTTCGGCAGATCTCCGCCCCGGTAGCCGCATGATCACAGCCCTCCTTCAGACAGGGAGTTTTGGCGATATCATGGAGCAAGGCCCCGTTCACGCAGAAATCCAGCTCAGGTGCCTGTCCTGCTGGCAATATTTCCTGAAGGTGATGCGCAAGCAGCTCGGCTATGCGGGCAACAAGCAGAGAGTGACGGCGGATGTTGGGCAGCATTGCATACTGTTCCATCAAAGCGACACAAGTATCAACCCCTGGTATCTGCATGAAAATTTCCTTAATATTCCCAGGTTACGTCAAGCTACCGGCCACTGAAACGATGAATAGCCTCAACA is drawn from Candidatus Electrothrix aestuarii and contains these coding sequences:
- a CDS encoding HD domain-containing protein, which codes for MQIPGVDTCVALMEQYAMLPNIRRHSLLVARIAELLAHHLQEILPAGQAPELDFCVNGALLHDIAKTPCLKEGCDHAATGAEICRKHGFPEIAEIVAGHIILQEFSLEKYKKGLFPAREIVYYADKRVRHDAIVSLVERQEYILENYGGDNERVQQGIRKNFRRCGQLEDALFSFLDFSPEQLLHEVDKYTGQSCLSGFPLDDADSADLSDTNAA